The following are encoded together in the Planktothrix sp. FACHB-1365 genome:
- a CDS encoding GUN4 domain-containing protein, whose translation MGNREKVIVALGIMASITSLVIGMARTATISEKIRVKPDYERLANLLAAKQFTKAERQTYRMMLLALGKDTKYSDPIELNQQDIAKFPCEDLRELEKIWHGYTHGTIHFRNKIMSWQNGQQNLIPAINSRSNSCKIEENINSTALSQ comes from the coding sequence ATGGGTAATCGAGAAAAGGTGATTGTTGCATTGGGTATAATGGCATCGATTACATCTTTGGTGATTGGAATGGCAAGAACAGCAACAATATCTGAAAAAATCAGGGTGAAACCAGACTATGAACGATTAGCTAATTTATTAGCAGCAAAACAATTCACTAAAGCTGAACGTCAAACCTATAGAATGATGTTATTGGCTTTAGGAAAAGATACGAAATATTCTGATCCCATTGAGTTAAATCAACAGGATATTGCTAAATTTCCTTGTGAAGATTTAAGAGAACTGGAAAAAATTTGGCATGGTTATACTCATGGAACAATTCATTTTAGAAATAAAATCATGAGTTGGCAAAATGGTCAACAAAACTTAATTCCTGCTATTAATTCTCGGTCTAATAGTTGTAAAATAGAAGAAAATATAAATTCTACTGCTCTGAGTCAATAG